The Lolium rigidum isolate FL_2022 chromosome 1, APGP_CSIRO_Lrig_0.1, whole genome shotgun sequence region AACGGGTGGGGATGAAGTTTTGGGGTTTTTTGGcatttttttcggattttttgaaccagcaacggctaccccaacggctagctgaggtggacCAATCAGATCACGCCACCTCagcccctccctctcgccccgcctctcgccccgtgctgccagcgcgccgccccgcctctcgccccgctctcgccctgtaacaccccaaatttcaaaacaaagataaaataaatttcctttttccaaaaatgagaaccaacaaaaacttttcttcaatagagtgctatgcatagtgctcatacctattacttgtgtttttgccataatGAGTGTtactatgcttatgtgataaaccctaaaaccctaaagtgatcaagtgaagatcacatacCAAAtacaagagaaagaaatcaaataagaaaaaccctaaaccttaaccttctcaaaaatcatttggatctattttgagaaacctacaTTAAAGAAAgagatatgtgggcatatagccctaatatgtaaatttTGAACTCTATCTTTTATTACTTGGCTAAATGGAAGTGAACCAGTGCAAAACttacaaaaccctaaacctcatccctcttgtcatcaatctttgcaaaataagatgaaaagaaaagatcttatttaagaaaaaggcatgtgcaagcctatggctactttttggaaaaatgatgagctttgctttgtctaccttgaatagatgaattgaaatacctcaacacaatcAACAAAGCACCTACAAatcaattcaagtgagaaacaaaataaaaatcaaatttatgcatagaggcatatgtggcacttagccaaattatcaaatcttggCCTAGCCACTTCCAttacctcaaaatggtttgaacctttcacctaactcaatctaacaccaaatcaaCCTCACTcatgtcaaaatgaagcaaaagaaaaacaaaagaataaaagttagaaattcacaaaaccctcacatatggctctatgccatttttataaatcttgaccctagaccatgtgggtcttcaccattagttgaataatgtttctaaacacttattacaactttgggaatcaaataACCACAATTCAAATAATTTTCAAACACAAAAATAGCTCACATAAGATAttggtcaaaactgccatttacaatctggtcaccactttgagtccttgcatttcgaaattttcaaactaaactttgtcaactctttgcacctcatccaagtcaacatcaaggtgaacactttttgtaaagatcccCATTCCAAACTCTTTCTTGATccatagctatgctcatccaaagttgcaacattttattaagttcaacaatctcacacttgtccatttttgcaattctttgaattcAAAAATGCCACCACCACACTTCACCACCTCTGGTCATTTCTAAATCATTGAGATGCTCACAACACCACACTTGCAACCTTGTAAACTGAatcaaatttaaacaaaattcACAAATAGCCTCTATGTAACTAgttgacactatttgaaatagtatcCTATCTAACCCTAACCTACCCCATCTCCACCCTAcctgtccccttgtcccctctctcccTACACATGCACAACAAACCTAATGGAACAAGAAAACCTAACCCTAGActacaccatgccggccatgttcccccTCACCTCTCTTCTCTCCATCCCCACACTCCCCACCATGCCCTACTGCTTCCCTACCACCTCCTGAGCACGCCGGTGTGCACCATTTGTCGAGTGGTGGGCGACAAGCGCCGGACCAGCGTGTGCCCACGACGTCCCGTGCGACACGAGCGGCATGGCCACGTCGCCGTGTGCACGTCCGCGGGCACTCCCAGGTCGCGCGTCGCCCCGACGCTCTGCGCCACCCCTGGCCCCCCTCTCTTCTCCCTGAGCATCAACGCCGCACCGCGAACCCGCCAGACAAGCTCCCCTGCCCGCGCTCGTACTGTCGCCGGCGACCTCATCGCCGCCCTTCTGCCACGGCCTCGCACGCGCCCGACACGGTTAGACCTCGCCTAGCCTCGCCAGCACGCTCCCCAGAACCGCCCGGAGACCAGGACGCTGTTGCGCACGTCGTCTTGCTCGctcgctcgccggaatcgccgcgcagCTGTCGCCCTCGCCGCAGAACCTCGGCCACCTCGAGCATCTATAAATAGAGCCCTCCCCGCGCCTTCACCTCCACACCAACCTtgctcccctctctcttctcaaactcctcgtccactcctctccctcgattagccaccggagTTGTGCAATTTCGGTGCCGGATCCCGCAGAGGTGCTGAGATCGCCGCCGACGAATTCGGCCACCATCAAAGACACCGTTGGTACCAGcgcactcgccgtcgacgacaacctcgCCTCGCGTCAACGCCGCCCTTCGCCGGAGTCCAGGATCGCCGccaaccccctacctccgccgcgccaGAGCTcccctctcgtcgacgacgacgacaactctCCCCCGTCCGATCTGCTTCTGATCTAACGGCTCACGATCAAAggtaccgcttcgggttttaaaCCCAATGACAcctgggtcccacctgtcagctggcccgtggcGTGTGAAGcgatactgggccggcccacctctcCCTTCCACGTTTTTGGCCCAGTagtttttcccgccggcctttttaattcaaactcGATTTAATTAATTCCAAATGATTTTgaatactgcctccactttgaaattcaTTAGATTCAAATTAGCTCAACCAAATCTggtgaactttatattgttggaaagctagagaaattatctatcaaatgccactggtcacATGGCCAgactctttgtagaattaatgtgataaaaataacaaggcagggacttttccctattcaaataattattaaaaataaaataaaatagatattaagttaattccaactctactaGCTCACTTtggacttacactaattgattatgcaataaaatggtgtggtcactttgcatgatcatgccctagttaaaataatggacaatatggctattttattaaagtagtattgtccaaaaatattaggtaaatcatatgaagtattatgcttcatttaaatcttgtctcaaatgcaTTCATATGAAGTGGGACCCCTGGTCGAATGATATCATATGAAATGcttggagatattaaatcatcataggcattattaaatggtatgatgtactctacctcatttaaatcattttctcaaataatgaggatgaagggttgacttaggtcaatctaAACTCATGCAGGagtatttgagaaattaaatcttaagaagattcaatgagaggaaattattcttcaagGACAAAAgagaactatcatttacatagataatgagaggaaattattttccatgacttaaatagaaacattaatatatgcaatgggaggaaattatttttcttaagaataaaacaatACCAACCAACATGATGGCAATGTGTTACCACTAGAATAATTTGTGTGATTtaggtgtgtgcttagtatagctcttgatctgttgagtgattgtatcctcgtattcgtgtatagacgctagtaccggagaataccaggaagaggaaggattctaccccggagaagaagagaactttgaccacatcaacaaccaaggcaagctaacactattgcaagctctatggttgcaagctaatattcttgcaaagtgcaaagttctaccaagaacaaggcacactcaccccttttcttatgcttcattaactcatcccaagttttactcttACCAGTTTTCACTTTGAATATTTAAgcttccttttatagttaactttggtctaaatctagagtactacaagagtatcaaacttagcctaaagaGCATTACaaatagttagcacccctcatgactagtgctagtgctaatattaaaacttgactactctagatgggaacatgtgacttaaaatgaatttgaaactttggaatgatgatgcattccattgaatgaatttttgaaggtgaatatgaccaagagaagatagtgatttttgaataaaaactgatattggtttggatgcgatacctttccaatttttgagtacccccacaatacctgattatgggtaagggcttaactagaaatttatgtattttagtatgggttccctctgaacacacgtcataggggttatgccgaggctgcctccgttgttgagaaatgatgtgaattgaggtgaattgtacggccaagccctgtgcagttcccaggttgacagttgatcttcactgggaggccaagctcatggggagaggtgctcatactagagtttgtaaatgaaaggttatggttgatgatccgcgtactgtgttacgatgactcggggttatcccgacggatgaaatcaaatgttgtggcacaagtgtgcaacctctgcagagtgtaaacctattcgaatagccgtgtccacggttacgaacagttggaaaggccatactgttaccaGTGTCAGATTCTTTGAAAATAGTGATGgagtgaatggtgaattggtgacttgtttttgaatcacaacttgagttgtgggaatgacactaatgttcccacttgagttagttagtacatgaagagtctttatttcaaatacttgtgaactaaacttggctttatgcaaaagaaattaGAGCCTAGTACCCCTTTTTTTATATTTAATAGCACTtatattagtattagtttgcgagtactttaaagtactcacggctgtgtccctggctattcaaatggccagactatgaagaggcgcagcagtatgaagatgatggacagcaggacgtctacgacaactaggactactcctgacgtcaacagttgcctgtggaacagatggaccaagaccgctacttcgcttccgctatatgtgttttgtatttggatctctagatccactatgttgtaagactggatcaggtgatcctctatttgtaagacgattatggtatgtaatgaatgatgtgttgtgatatcaatctattatgtctcgcaaaaacaatattcctgggattgcgatgtatggcataataggcatctggacttaaaaatccggatgTTGACACGCCCCTAACGCGGGCAGTAGCGGGCGATAGCGCCCAGCGCCAGCGCCACCACCCCGCGCTGccctcccgcccctctcccgcccgcCTCCCACCCCGCGCCGGGCGATACCGCCTCCACTCCCGCCCCCATGGTGCCAATGCACCACACCACTATAGcctgccacgtcagctttttccctcactctcaccccactctcaccccacggtgctagtgccagctctcacttctctctcctccacatcagcttttctctctcctcgacatcagcatttctttttcagattacaacattaaaaataatgcaaggaaattattttattgaactaaaattgttaccgattacatcataaaaaaattacataaaaatttgaaaaaattacataaaaatttgaaaaaattacataaaaatttgaaaaaattacataatctaggcattagcccacacatgctcaatcaaatcatgctggagctgtgtatacatcggtgagtccctcattttgttgtccatctgaatcctggctgctaggcttggtggtgcatggttgtgtattgcagggccgacattggaatcaacggtctcatagatgttctccaaatttgtaccacgctcatcgtcgatgatcatgtgatgcagaatgacacatgcacgcatgatcaacccaagagtacgcctcgagtaggagcgtcccggaactgctagaatgttgaacctagccttcagcactccaaaggcacactcgacatctttgcgccaagctgattgagcagcagtgaacactcgctgcttttcactttgtggaagagtaacacctttcgtgaacaccggccaggaggggtagatgccgtcgacaaggtagtaaccatagttgtactcgtgtccattcaccgtgaagttcgctacgggtgcttctcccctaagcacatcagtgaacaacggcgactggttgagtacattgagatcgttgttggacccggccactctaaaaaaggcatgccagatccaacgatcatacgacgcaacggcttctaagattatggtagggtgtttgatgtctccccttgtgaattgaccaACATAAGCcactgggcagttcctccactgccaatgcatgcaatcgatgctccctaacatgcccggaaagccacgctcctcggctttcgctaacagaCGCTGAGTATCCTCGACAGTTGGTCGACGGCAAAACGTCTCCCTATAACAGgcaatgatgccttcacagaatctatctagacaatctgatgtagtttgtctagctaacttaagccactcatctatcgTATCTGCAGAGGCTCCATAAGCTAACAGACGCAAAGCCGCAGTACACTTTTGTAGGGGAGAATGACCGGGATGGTTGAGAGCATCaactctttgggtgaaatacggagagtattcacccaatctatccacaatgcgcagaaaaagggatcgcctcatccgataccttcgccgaaagaAGCTCGGAGGATAATTGCAGTCGTCGGTGAAGTAGTCATCgaagagccgatcgtgggcacccaTACGATCACGTctgatgaactctcggcggcgtcgcggccgtcttggctcctcctcctcgttgagcatctcctcctcatactccgcctGGAATGCATCGATCAGATCACCCTCtattccgtcgctcgaactgctgctagacgaagacatgccgttgagaggagtggaaatgaagagtggaggagatgaagtgaggtgtggaatgagtgaaaccatatgggggtatttatagggggtggggatgaatttttggggttttttttccggattttttgaaccagcaacggctaccccaacgacCAATCAGATCGTGCCACCTCagcccctccctctcgccccgcctcTTGCCCCGTCCTGCcagcgcgccgccccgcctctcgcccgcctatcgcctccctctcgcccccagcgcgggcggtagccgggcggtagcgggcgataGCGCCCGGTGCCAGCGCCACCGCCCCGCGCTGCCCTctcgcccctctcccgcctctcTCCCGCCCCGCGCCAGGCGGTATCGGCTCCACTACCGCCCCCAATGGCACCAGCCTTATGTGCAAGAGGAAAACAATTAAACACAAATCATCCTGCACATCGCTCTCTGTACAACCTTACATTCCTCTGCACCACATTACATATACACATATCACCACCGTTGTATGGAAAGCCCATCCTTGCTCTTCAAAAAAGGCGAGCTGGGACAGAGCTAGAAAAGAGAAAAATTCCTCCAAAAAAACCCAAACTGAAGGATTCAAATGTATAAGGTATGGGCGACACAAAGTTCGTGTGCTAAACTCGAATGACACGGTCACCAGCCGGCGGCGCGACCGGCGGAGGCGGTTGGCGATGCTCGTAGACCCGGTGGATTTCGTTGATGAGCCACCTCGCTCTCTTGCCCGCCACAGGGCTGCCGTCGGCCATGAGCGCGTACAGCGCGGGCATCAGCGCCGGCATCTTGCCCATCAGGGCGACGACCTTGTCGCCTCCGTGCCGGCACAAGGAGGCCAGCAGCGACACGCAGTGGTCCTTACCCGACCGAGACGACGACGCGCCGAGGGAGTCGACGACGCTCGTGACGAGCTCCGAGCTGGCCAGGATTGCTGtcgcgccggccggctgctcggCGATCCTCGCGAGCAGCGCGACGGAGTCGTTCACGATGTCCTCGCGGTCGCTGGACAGGAGGTTGGCGAgcacggccacggcgccggcggaCACCGCCTTCGCGATGCTGGCGGCGCCCTGGAGCACCCCGTAGAGGCTGACCAGCGCGTTCTTGCGGCCGCGGTAGGTGCCCTCCCTCATGAGGTGGACCAGCGTCGGGATGGCCTCCGGGATGCGGCCGATCTCCTTGCAGTAGTCGGCGTTGGAGGAGAGGTAGAAGAGGATGGCCGCCGCGTTCTGCTGCGCCTCCACCTTGGCCGCGACGTTGACGGCGTCCACGACGAGGCTCAGCCCGCCGGCCTCCACGAGCGCGCGCCGCCCGGCCGCGTGCTTCGACAGGTTCAGCAGGCTGGCGACGGCGTTGTCCTGGACGGACGCGTCCGCGGAGGAGAGCAGGTGGAGCAGCCACGGCACGGCGTCGGCCTCCACGAGGCACGCGCGGTGGAACACGTTGCGCTTCGCCAGCTTCCGCACCTCGTACGCCGCCTTCTTCTGCTCCTCCGGCGCGCCCCTTGAGAGCCTCGCGATTAGGCAGGACACGGCGAcgcgcacgccgccggccgccgccgggccGAACGCCGCGACGGTCTTGTCCACCGCGGACCGGTGCTTGCTGCTCGGCTGCTCGTGGAGCGACGTCCCCTTGCGGAGGAGCAGCTGCTCGACGATGCCGCGCACCGCCACGTTCGGCACGAAGTGCGCGCTGCGGAGCTTCTCGCCGGTGACAGGGCACGTCCGGCACCCGCTCTTGACCCACCGTTTGATGGATGTCCGGTCGTACGTCTGGCCCGTGGTCACGGTCACCGGGTCGGTCATCAGCTCCAGAGTGATCGGGCACAGCAGCGCCTCCTGGCTGGGCGTCCACGGCGTGCAGCTCGCTGCCGGCGTCGGCTCGGGCGCGGTCGCGTCAGCCTTCTTCTTGGCATCAACGCGGTCGAACAAGACGACGCGACAGTACACCAGGAACGCCATTAGGCCGCTGATGAGCACGAGGTCGTTCTCGTTCTCGCGGCCGTCCTCCAAGCGATCCAGCATCTCGGCCTCCAGGAACGCCACCTCCTCGGCGCAGTCCCACCAGGTCGTGATGCCGACGCGGCCGAGCACCATCCTGGCGTCCTCGGCGTGCGGCGCGGCGCTGGTCCTGAACTTGGCGAGCATGGAGCGCACGCTCCACGCGGCGCGGCCGTCGTCCGCGTCGGGCCCCACCGCCGCGCGCCACGCCTGGTCGGACACAAGcctcgcgagctccctggcctcgGCGGACGCCCCGGCCACCTCCGCCGGCAGCACGTCCATCGCCGTGGCGACGGAGCCGAGGACGAACCGGAGCTCGGAGGCGACCAGGTCGGCGTTCATCAGCACCCACAGCCTCGCGCCTCGCCTCGCGCAGTCCGCGAGCAGGAGCCGAAGCTTCTGCATCGCCACGTGCAGCTCGGACAGGCCGAGCACCGCGGCGCCTgggagcggcgcggcggccgaCGCCTCCTGGAGCTCCTCGAGGAAGGCGAGGAGGACGCGTGTGATGCGCAGGGCCTCGCCGGCCCCTCGCCGGAGCACGGGGAA contains the following coding sequences:
- the LOC124682592 gene encoding U-box domain-containing protein 19-like; the encoded protein is MREGTYRGRKNALVSLYGVLQGAASIAKAVSAGAVAVLANLLSSDREDIVNDSVALLARIAEQPAGATAILASSELVTSVVDSLGASSSRSGKDHCVSLLASLCRHGGDKVVALMGKMPALMPALYALMADGSPVAGKRARWLINEIHRVYEHRQPPPPVAPPAGDRVIRV
- the LOC124652576 gene encoding U-box domain-containing protein 19-like, which encodes MPPHDRKAPPARRMLALPAVCPCEAISPGTLLTSLLALAADVASRDAGAFPVLRRGAGEALRITRVLLAFLEELQEASAAAPLPGAAVLGLSELHVAMQKLRLLLADCARRGARLWVLMNADLVASELRFVLGSVATAMDVLPAEVAGASAEARELARLVSDQAWRAAVGPDADDGRAAWSVRSMLAKFRTSAAPHAEDARMVLGRVGITTWWDCAEEVAFLEAEMLDRLEDGRENENDLVLISGLMAFLVYCRVVLFDRVDAKKKADATAPEPTPAASCTPWTPSQEALLCPITLELMTDPVTVTTGQTYDRTSIKRWVKSGCRTCPVTGEKLRSAHFVPNVAVRGIVEQLLLRKGTSLHEQPSSKHRSAVDKTVAAFGPAAAGGVRVAVSCLIARLSRGAPEEQKKAAYEVRKLAKRNVFHRACLVEADAVPWLLHLLSSADASVQDNAVASLLNLSKHAAGRRALVEAGGLSLVVDAVNVAAKVEAQQ